In the Tenrec ecaudatus isolate mTenEca1 chromosome 16, mTenEca1.hap1, whole genome shotgun sequence genome, one interval contains:
- the LOC142429498 gene encoding beta-crystallin B2: protein MASDHQTQMGKQQPPLNPKITVFEQENFQGHSHELIGACSNLRDTGIEKAGSVLVQAGPWVGYEQANCKGEQFVFEKGAYPRWDSWTSSRRTDSLSSLRPIKVDSQEHRIILYEHPSFTGKKMEIIDDDVPSFHAHGYQEKVSSVRVQSGTWVGYQYPGYRGLQYLLEKGDYKDSGDFGAPNSQVQSIRRIRDMQWHQRGTFHSSN, encoded by the exons ATGGCCTCGGACCACCAGACACAAATGGGCAAGCAGCAGCCGCCCCTCAACCCCAAG ATCACCGTCTTTGAGCAGGAAAACTTCCAGGGCCACTCTCATGAGCTCATTGGGGCCTGTTCCAACCTGAGAGATACTGGCATAGAGAAGGCGGGCTCCGTTCTGGTGCAGGCTGGACC CTGGGTGGGCTATGAACAAGCCAACTGCAAGGGTGAGCAGTTTGTGTTTGAGAAGGGTGCGTACCCACGCTGGGACTCATGGACCAGCAGTCGCAGGACAGACTCCCTCAGCTCACTGAGGCCCATCAAAGTG GACAGCCAAGAACACAGGATCATTCTCTACGAGCACCCCAGTTTCACAGGGAAGAAGATGGAGATCATTGACGATGACGTGCCTAGCTTCCACGCGCATGGCTACCAGGAGAAGGTGTCCTCCGTCCGTGTGCAGAGTGGCAC GTGGGTTGGTTATCAGTACCCTGGATACCGTGGGCTGCAGTACCTGCTGGAAAAGGGGGACTACAAGGATAGTGGTGACTTCGGGGCCCCCAACTCCCAAGTTCAGTCCATACGACGCATCCGGGACATGCAGTGGCACCAACGGGGCACCTTCCACTCCTCCAACTAG